The Bacteroidota bacterium genomic interval CGAAGAGTGTTAGGCATGACACCGAAGGAACGGTCAACGTGTTGAATCTTGTCGAAGGGGATGAAGCGATCGTCGAAAGTCCCGGCGGCACGTTCGCCCCGTTCGTCGTTCACTATGCCGAAACATTCATCGTGCCCGCCGCGATCGGAGAGTACACGATCCGGCCTTGCGGAACGAGTCTCGGTAAGGAGTGCGCGACGATCAAAGCATTCGTTCGAAAGATGAGTTCCTCATCGTACGTGTGACGTTCCACTGTCGAGGTCTATATCATGCAAGAATCGCAATCAACAAAGCTTATCATCGCCCGAGTAAACACAGATATCGTACGCCACACAATGCGCGGCGGCATTGGCGCATCATGGCATGCGATGTCGAAGGACATACCGCTCGAGAACGAAAAGTACGATTACCCGGTGAGGCATGTCAATCCTCGAGGAAGCGGCTATGGAGGGAATCCTCCGGTATCAGCAAAGGAGACATGGGATCAGATTTACCGGCACGCGTCATGGCTCGGCTTGAATTTCATACGCGTCGAACTCAGCCAGCGGATGTACGAACCGGCGCGCGGTGCCTTCGATTGGGAGAACGAGGAGATGCTGGCGCTGTATAACATTCTCGACTGGTGCGAATCCAACCAAGCCGACGTCTTTCTTCAGCAAATGTGGGGACATGTCGAGTGGAATGCGTTTCCCGGCGTCCATCCTCTTCTGAGCGCTCCCCGGTCAGTCGATGATTTTGCAGAAGGAATTAAAAAGCTTCTGGATCAACTTATCAAGAAGAGGAAATATTCCTGCATCAAGTATTTTTGTATAACGAATGAACCGCCTGGGGGGACATGGGGATATTGGTGGTCGCATGGTTCGGGCTCAGGAACGATAACTCCAGCGCTTAGAAAAACGCGGCAGCGGCTGGATGATGCCGGAATAGATATTCCGCTGTCCGGGCCCGACTGGACGAGCCTCCCTCCATTGGACCCTTCGAAAATAGACTTTGACGATTTTGTCGGCGCATACGACATCCACTCCTACGACGGTATCGACAAGAGCCGCGCAACGATCATCGGAGATTGGGTCGGATGGGCCCACGGAAAGAACAAGCCGTTCTTTCTGACCGAATTGGGGAATATGAAATTAGGATGGGGAGGGGACAACCCGGGGCCGAAAAGTTTCGGCGCTGCATTGTCGAATGCCTCCGACATCGTGACTTGCCTGAACCTGGGAGTGGATGGAATCAACCGCTGGAGTTTTGTCAATCGGGGAGACATGGACGGCCAATGGCAGTTGATTCAAACGTGGGACCGGGGACGGAAAATGTTTTTGAAGCAGGTTCAACCGGAGAGTTTTGCCTACTATGGCTTTGGCGTGTTGAGCAGGTTTATCGGCAAGTACGCCGCTGCTCTTGAATCGACCGTCAATTCAGAAGACATTAAGCTGGCAGCAGTTAAAAACAAGACGGGCGAGATCTCCATTTTTCTGCTGAATTCCAGCGACGCTGATCAATCGGTTGCTTTGACAATAACGGGAAACGCCTCCCGGATAGGGATGTTTCTCTATCAAGTCTCGGAGAAGCTGATCGCCTCAGGAAATTTCAGACTGGAAGGAAAGATAGAGAAGGAAACTGCATCAGGGGAAAGAACGATCGTCCTTCCTGCGAAAAGCATTTCGGCATTAACAAGCTTGCACTTGAAGCCCGATTCTCCCGGCATCATCATCTAAACTCTGCGGGAAGTCAAAAAAGGTGAGAAGCGGCGAAGCTTTGCGGAGCCGTCATATCCTTTTTGAATTTGTGCTTCAGCGACCTCAGGTATGCCGGACGAAGGGGCATCCAGACTTCCATCCAGCTTAGAAAATAGGGGGAATAATATTCCGGATGACTTGCTGCGGTCTCAAAGATCAGAAATGAACAGCTTTGCTCAACCATTTCTTTGATTCGTCTGCCATGCAAACGATTCAGGGCTGATAGTTTTTCTGCAGAATGTTTCGTCATAGCAACGAGGCGCTCCGCAACGCAATCGAGATTCCCGGCTGAGGCGGCGCGGG includes:
- a CDS encoding cellulase family glycosylhydrolase, which gives rise to MQESQSTKLIIARVNTDIVRHTMRGGIGASWHAMSKDIPLENEKYDYPVRHVNPRGSGYGGNPPVSAKETWDQIYRHASWLGLNFIRVELSQRMYEPARGAFDWENEEMLALYNILDWCESNQADVFLQQMWGHVEWNAFPGVHPLLSAPRSVDDFAEGIKKLLDQLIKKRKYSCIKYFCITNEPPGGTWGYWWSHGSGSGTITPALRKTRQRLDDAGIDIPLSGPDWTSLPPLDPSKIDFDDFVGAYDIHSYDGIDKSRATIIGDWVGWAHGKNKPFFLTELGNMKLGWGGDNPGPKSFGAALSNASDIVTCLNLGVDGINRWSFVNRGDMDGQWQLIQTWDRGRKMFLKQVQPESFAYYGFGVLSRFIGKYAAALESTVNSEDIKLAAVKNKTGEISIFLLNSSDADQSVALTITGNASRIGMFLYQVSEKLIASGNFRLEGKIEKETASGERTIVLPAKSISALTSLHLKPDSPGIII